The following are encoded in a window of Salinigranum halophilum genomic DNA:
- a CDS encoding peptide ABC transporter ATP-binding protein, giving the protein MSSPTVARDDADEPRAPLSVSTDLTLAIDDTEARVTSTGERLFVEFTSVPDAVRAFRASGASTGRTTRLDALLHTADLTVEVRVRGRTVAVVGAGAHPGFVSRQVGAAPAEVRLGGGLGAVGRELASGFATLERALR; this is encoded by the coding sequence GTGAGTAGTCCGACTGTGGCCCGCGACGACGCCGACGAACCGCGCGCCCCGCTCTCTGTCTCGACCGACCTCACCCTCGCCATCGACGACACCGAGGCGCGGGTCACCTCGACGGGCGAGCGGCTCTTCGTCGAGTTCACGTCCGTTCCCGACGCGGTCCGGGCGTTCCGCGCGAGCGGCGCCTCGACCGGCCGCACCACCCGACTGGACGCGCTGTTGCACACCGCGGACCTCACCGTCGAGGTCCGCGTCCGCGGGCGGACCGTCGCCGTCGTCGGGGCCGGGGCTCACCCGGGCTTCGTCTCGCGTCAGGTCGGCGCTGCGCCGGCCGAGGTCCGCCTCGGCGGCGGCCTCGGCGCCGTCGGCCGTGAACTCGCGAGCGGCTTCGCGACGCTCGAACGCGCCCTCCGGTAG
- a CDS encoding FAD binding domain-containing protein → MFPPDFHYYRAGTVDEALALLEANPEAELLAGGHSLLPTMKLGLANPPAVVDISGIDALHGVTVDGDVARFGALTRYATIAEDDALEAACPAVVSAAAAIGDVQVRNRGTIGGNLAHADPASDLPAAALASDATLTLVGPDGERTVPADDFFVAIFTTATEPGELLTRIDVPVLGEEGVGVYAKKPSPSSGYAVVGVAAVLELDDGVVTSARVAANGAFDHAIRLPGTEDALVDERLGEDAIDTAAAAAMDGVDESTLMGDHHVSAEYREELLRAYTARALTEAADRAGRTVVVD, encoded by the coding sequence ATGTTCCCCCCCGACTTCCACTACTACCGTGCCGGGACGGTCGACGAGGCGCTCGCCCTCCTTGAGGCGAACCCGGAGGCGGAACTCCTCGCGGGCGGGCACTCGCTCTTGCCGACGATGAAACTCGGCCTCGCGAACCCCCCCGCGGTCGTCGACATCTCCGGCATCGACGCGTTACACGGCGTCACGGTCGACGGCGACGTCGCCCGGTTCGGCGCGCTCACGCGCTATGCGACCATCGCGGAGGACGACGCGCTCGAAGCTGCCTGCCCCGCGGTCGTCTCGGCGGCCGCCGCCATCGGCGACGTCCAGGTCCGCAACCGGGGCACCATCGGCGGTAACCTCGCACACGCCGACCCGGCATCGGACCTGCCCGCGGCCGCGCTTGCGAGCGACGCGACGCTCACGCTCGTCGGCCCGGACGGCGAACGGACGGTCCCGGCCGACGACTTCTTCGTCGCCATCTTCACCACGGCGACGGAACCGGGCGAACTGCTCACCCGCATCGACGTTCCCGTCCTCGGCGAGGAGGGTGTCGGCGTCTACGCGAAGAAACCGAGTCCCTCGTCGGGGTACGCCGTCGTCGGCGTCGCCGCCGTCTTGGAACTCGACGACGGCGTCGTCACCTCCGCTCGCGTCGCCGCCAACGGGGCGTTCGACCACGCCATCCGCCTCCCCGGGACCGAGGACGCGCTCGTCGACGAGCGACTCGGCGAGGACGCCATCGACACCGCGGCGGCGGCCGCGATGGACGGGGTCGACGAGTCGACGCTCATGGGCGACCACCACGTCTCGGCCGAGTACCGCGAGGAGTTGCTTCGGGCGTACACCGCGCGGGCGCTCACCGAGGCGGCCGACCGCGCCGGCCGCACGGTGGTGGTCGACTGA
- a CDS encoding cold-shock protein, producing MAKGTVDFFNDTGGYGFIETEDSDEDVFFHMEDVGGPDLEEGQEVEFEIQDSPKGPRAANLTRL from the coding sequence ATGGCGAAAGGTACGGTTGATTTCTTCAACGACACTGGCGGCTACGGTTTTATCGAAACTGAGGACTCGGACGAGGACGTGTTCTTCCACATGGAAGACGTCGGCGGCCCGGACCTCGAGGAAGGACAGGAAGTCGAGTTCGAGATTCAGGACTCCCCCAAGGGTCCCCGCGCGGCGAACCTGACGCGGCTGTAA
- a CDS encoding DUF5059 domain-containing protein, with amino-acid sequence MRQTRRDLLRTTGAALLVGGLAGCNEANSASTTTETSGPADASGSAGSTSTAESTSSAAAAEATVETAVAAEWSAMRARLFDAVALGTAGSFADGARVAQHVFARFEQSSGEWGVHEQLEETNERLYESFESNLGELRSALEAGSLDEARDAASDADQALQSAIRGRTDTRTAAAFDLQLLGTRVKNAAVVAPVDADAAVTVAERAMSAFEASEAYDAVEEADAESYGAFEGAVETVVDAAGSGDVEAAQSAADDALAAAVTGSYAVAGTPAVAGTGHLSTYQAEAFDAAALSGLGGPSTDFAHAAALTLYRARVDDAGWLYAAGETARAKAVVQAVFQHFEGARAHEALEEASEEAYTGFEDEGLSALVEAIDAGDDDGVESAISTVHESLVTGVTALGSGPEPAVLEAGYFRSRLGDARELFEAGDTAGARAVAQGLFGTFEANEADFHETLEDTSAALYETFEEEHLVGAIEALEAGNAEAADTHLAGAMDALRQFETAAGTVAHVSGAEAGFMAARGFDASGVAALGRTDRAVTVVQETFAGFEAGAGGFHEALEAADEDLYETFETELSEVRSAASDGGDVTAAARAFNAEAVAAMYATVGAAGGSFGEMAGSLAQNVFADFEAARVHELLEEADGGAYETFESRLGTFIESLSAETLSAFAAATLRAQFAVAGALDRAPVEAGEGGSGESGGDADLQGGPNVVEGVPADADHVVKMQAVAFEPEELTVSVGDTVAFEHAAGEAHNVVAYEDELPEGAAYWASGGFESQAAAEAGWEDGKGAVQSGQSYVHTFETPGTHGYYCVPHEAAGMVGTVVVEE; translated from the coding sequence ATGCGACAGACCAGACGCGACCTGCTCAGGACGACCGGCGCTGCCCTTCTCGTGGGTGGACTCGCCGGCTGCAACGAGGCAAACTCGGCCTCGACGACGACGGAGACAAGCGGCCCTGCCGACGCGAGCGGTTCGGCCGGGTCCACGAGTACCGCCGAATCGACGTCGTCGGCCGCGGCCGCCGAGGCGACCGTCGAGACCGCCGTCGCCGCCGAGTGGAGCGCCATGCGGGCTCGGCTCTTCGACGCGGTCGCGCTCGGCACTGCGGGCTCGTTCGCCGACGGCGCGCGCGTCGCCCAGCACGTCTTCGCTCGCTTCGAGCAGTCCTCGGGCGAGTGGGGTGTCCACGAGCAACTGGAGGAGACGAACGAACGGCTCTACGAGTCGTTCGAGTCGAACCTCGGGGAGCTCCGGTCGGCGCTCGAGGCGGGCTCTCTCGACGAGGCCCGCGACGCTGCCAGCGACGCGGACCAGGCCCTCCAGTCGGCGATTCGCGGCCGGACCGACACGCGGACGGCCGCCGCGTTCGACCTCCAGCTCCTCGGGACGCGCGTGAAGAACGCGGCAGTCGTCGCCCCCGTCGACGCCGACGCGGCTGTGACCGTCGCCGAGCGGGCGATGTCGGCGTTCGAGGCCAGTGAGGCCTACGACGCGGTCGAGGAAGCCGACGCGGAGTCGTACGGTGCCTTCGAGGGAGCGGTCGAGACGGTCGTCGACGCTGCCGGTTCGGGTGACGTCGAGGCGGCCCAGTCGGCCGCGGACGACGCCCTCGCCGCCGCCGTCACTGGCTCGTACGCGGTCGCCGGCACGCCGGCCGTCGCCGGCACCGGCCACCTGTCGACGTACCAGGCCGAGGCGTTCGACGCCGCGGCGCTATCGGGACTCGGCGGTCCCTCGACCGACTTCGCTCACGCGGCTGCACTCACACTCTACCGCGCACGCGTCGACGACGCCGGCTGGCTCTACGCCGCCGGCGAGACGGCGCGCGCGAAGGCGGTCGTCCAGGCCGTCTTCCAGCACTTCGAGGGTGCCCGAGCACACGAGGCGCTGGAGGAGGCCAGCGAGGAGGCGTACACCGGCTTCGAGGACGAGGGGCTCAGCGCCCTGGTCGAGGCCATCGACGCGGGTGACGATGACGGGGTGGAGTCGGCCATCTCGACCGTCCACGAGAGCCTCGTGACCGGGGTGACCGCCCTGGGTTCCGGACCCGAGCCGGCCGTCCTCGAAGCGGGCTACTTCCGGTCTCGGCTCGGCGACGCGCGTGAACTGTTCGAGGCCGGCGACACGGCCGGCGCGAGGGCCGTCGCCCAGGGACTGTTCGGGACGTTCGAGGCGAACGAGGCCGACTTCCACGAGACGCTGGAAGACACCTCCGCGGCGCTGTACGAGACGTTCGAGGAAGAACACCTCGTCGGCGCTATCGAGGCGCTCGAAGCCGGCAACGCAGAGGCGGCCGACACCCACCTCGCCGGCGCGATGGACGCCCTGCGACAGTTCGAGACGGCGGCCGGAACCGTCGCCCACGTCTCCGGCGCGGAAGCGGGCTTCATGGCCGCACGCGGGTTCGACGCGAGCGGCGTGGCCGCACTCGGCCGCACCGACCGCGCAGTGACTGTCGTCCAGGAGACGTTCGCCGGCTTCGAGGCGGGCGCTGGCGGGTTCCACGAGGCGCTCGAGGCGGCCGACGAGGATCTGTACGAGACGTTCGAGACGGAGCTGAGCGAGGTTCGGAGCGCCGCGTCGGACGGTGGCGACGTCACTGCCGCCGCCCGGGCGTTCAACGCGGAGGCCGTCGCGGCGATGTACGCCACCGTCGGTGCGGCCGGTGGGTCGTTCGGCGAGATGGCGGGGTCGCTCGCCCAGAACGTCTTCGCGGACTTCGAGGCGGCACGCGTCCACGAACTCCTCGAGGAGGCCGATGGGGGCGCGTACGAGACGTTCGAGTCGCGGTTAGGAACGTTCATCGAGTCGCTGTCGGCGGAGACTCTGTCGGCGTTCGCCGCGGCGACCCTCCGTGCGCAGTTCGCCGTCGCCGGTGCGCTCGACAGAGCGCCCGTCGAAGCGGGCGAGGGTGGCAGTGGCGAGTCGGGCGGCGACGCCGACCTCCAGGGTGGCCCGAACGTCGTCGAAGGGGTGCCAGCGGACGCCGACCACGTGGTGAAGATGCAGGCCGTCGCGTTCGAGCCGGAGGAACTCACGGTGTCGGTCGGGGACACAGTCGCCTTCGAGCACGCCGCTGGCGAGGCACACAACGTGGTCGCCTACGAGGACGAACTTCCCGAGGGGGCCGCGTACTGGGCCTCCGGCGGCTTCGAGTCACAGGCAGCAGCCGAAGCCGGCTGGGAGGACGGGAAGGGAGCCGTCCAGTCCGGGCAGTCGTACGTCCACACGTTCGAGACGCCCGGCACGCACGGCTACTACTGCGTGCCCCACGAGGCTGCCGGCATGGTCGGGACCGTCGTCGTCGAGGAGTGA
- a CDS encoding xanthine dehydrogenase family protein molybdopterin-binding subunit, whose product MSSTPEFIDAHEAQRLRGSPVRRREDRPLLTGDAQYTDDISREDLLHLAFTRSHHAHARVEAIDTSAAEAMEGVVAVYTAADVAASGVTGEVPPVWLLPELKTPPYPMLARERVRFQGQPVAAVVAERRYLAADAADAIDVTYEKLDAVTSPGAATTEGAPQLHEEAPNNVAAEWEIGDREDTDAAFDRADHTVELDLVNQRLLPTAMEPRAVLAEYNASTEKATVHMSTQCPHLHRRFFCEMLDFPEHRMRVVAPDVGGGFGSKDSAHPDEALTIWAALQLERPVKWVATRTEGYASTGHGRGHETHAEMALSDDGDILAIRVHTDGDLGGYVSTFGALNPTWGYAPMLPGQYAMEAMHCTVTEAFTNAVPTEPYRGAGRPEASYVIERLVHLAAKEVGMDPADLRRRNYIPSDEFPYETTAGYLYDSGDYEKPLDRALELVGYDDLRARQAELRAEGRYLGIGISSYVESCGYGPSEIVGQIGGQLGLWETGVVRFHPSGKVTVFCGTSGHGQGHQTTYAQIVADELGVDFDDVDVVEGDTDEVPMGMGTYGSRSVTVGGAAVLTSARKAVEKARQIAAHQLEVATEDLEFESGEFSVTGAPDRAIHIQEVARQAYLAHDLPEGLEPGLEEESFYDPENLVYPFGVHVVVVEVDADTGELSFEKYVAVDDCGEQINPKIVEGQVHGAIAQGLGQGRFEGVVYDESGNLVTGSMQDYAVPKAHQLPHFETDHTVTPCPHNPLGVKGVGEAGTIAAPQAVVNAVCDALSPLGVDHIDMPVTDEAVWQAMNRAAATDGGAE is encoded by the coding sequence ATGTCCTCGACGCCCGAGTTCATCGATGCTCACGAGGCCCAGCGCCTGCGCGGGTCGCCCGTGCGACGACGTGAGGACCGGCCGCTGCTCACGGGCGACGCCCAGTACACCGACGACATCTCACGGGAGGACCTCCTCCACCTCGCCTTCACCCGGAGCCACCACGCTCACGCTCGCGTCGAGGCCATCGACACGAGCGCCGCGGAGGCGATGGAGGGGGTCGTCGCCGTCTACACCGCCGCCGACGTCGCCGCCTCCGGGGTGACGGGCGAGGTCCCACCCGTCTGGCTCCTCCCCGAGTTGAAGACGCCGCCGTATCCGATGCTCGCCCGCGAGCGGGTCCGGTTCCAGGGCCAGCCGGTCGCGGCGGTCGTCGCGGAGCGCCGGTACCTCGCGGCCGACGCCGCCGACGCCATCGACGTCACGTACGAGAAACTCGACGCCGTGACCAGTCCCGGCGCAGCAACGACCGAGGGGGCCCCACAGCTCCACGAGGAGGCACCGAACAACGTCGCTGCCGAGTGGGAGATCGGCGACAGGGAGGACACCGACGCCGCGTTCGACCGCGCCGACCACACCGTCGAACTCGACCTGGTGAACCAGCGCCTGCTCCCGACGGCGATGGAGCCACGCGCCGTCCTCGCGGAGTACAACGCGAGCACGGAGAAGGCGACGGTCCACATGTCGACGCAGTGCCCGCACCTGCACCGCCGCTTCTTCTGTGAGATGCTCGACTTCCCCGAGCACCGGATGCGCGTCGTCGCCCCCGACGTCGGCGGTGGGTTCGGGAGCAAGGACTCCGCTCACCCCGACGAGGCGCTCACCATCTGGGCCGCGCTGCAACTCGAACGGCCGGTGAAGTGGGTCGCCACCCGCACGGAAGGGTACGCCTCGACGGGCCACGGCCGCGGTCACGAGACGCACGCGGAGATGGCACTCTCCGACGACGGCGACATCCTCGCCATCCGCGTCCACACCGACGGCGACCTCGGCGGCTACGTCTCGACGTTCGGGGCGCTCAACCCCACGTGGGGGTACGCGCCGATGCTCCCCGGCCAGTACGCGATGGAGGCGATGCACTGCACCGTCACCGAGGCCTTTACGAACGCGGTCCCCACGGAACCGTACCGAGGTGCGGGTCGCCCCGAGGCGAGCTACGTCATCGAACGACTCGTCCACCTCGCCGCGAAGGAGGTGGGGATGGACCCCGCCGACCTCCGTCGGCGGAACTACATCCCGTCCGACGAGTTCCCCTACGAGACCACCGCGGGCTATCTGTACGACAGCGGCGACTACGAGAAGCCCCTGGACCGGGCGCTCGAACTCGTGGGCTACGACGACCTCCGTGCACGGCAGGCCGAGTTGCGCGCGGAGGGACGGTACCTCGGCATCGGCATCTCCAGCTACGTCGAGTCATGCGGGTACGGGCCGAGCGAAATCGTCGGACAGATCGGTGGCCAACTCGGGCTGTGGGAGACGGGTGTCGTCCGCTTTCACCCCTCCGGGAAGGTGACCGTCTTCTGTGGGACCTCCGGACACGGCCAGGGCCACCAGACGACCTACGCGCAGATCGTCGCGGACGAACTCGGTGTCGACTTCGACGACGTCGACGTGGTGGAAGGCGACACCGACGAGGTCCCGATGGGGATGGGTACCTACGGGAGCCGAAGCGTCACCGTCGGCGGTGCGGCCGTCCTCACCAGCGCCCGAAAGGCCGTCGAGAAGGCCCGCCAGATCGCCGCCCACCAGCTCGAGGTCGCAACCGAGGACCTCGAGTTCGAATCGGGCGAGTTCAGCGTGACGGGCGCGCCCGACCGTGCCATCCACATCCAGGAGGTAGCCCGTCAGGCGTACCTCGCTCACGACCTCCCCGAGGGGCTAGAGCCCGGGCTCGAAGAGGAGTCGTTCTACGACCCCGAGAACCTCGTGTACCCCTTCGGCGTTCACGTCGTCGTCGTCGAAGTCGACGCCGACACCGGCGAACTGTCGTTCGAGAAGTACGTCGCCGTCGACGACTGCGGCGAGCAGATCAACCCGAAGATCGTCGAAGGGCAGGTCCACGGTGCCATCGCGCAGGGGCTGGGGCAGGGGCGGTTCGAGGGCGTCGTCTACGACGAGAGCGGCAACCTCGTCACGGGGTCGATGCAGGACTACGCGGTCCCCAAGGCCCACCAACTCCCGCACTTCGAGACCGACCACACCGTGACCCCGTGCCCGCACAACCCGCTCGGGGTGAAAGGCGTCGGCGAGGCGGGAACCATCGCCGCGCCGCAGGCCGTCGTCAACGCCGTCTGTGACGCGCTCTCGCCGCTGGGCGTCGACCACATCGACATGCCGGTGACCGACGAGGCGGTGTGGCAGGCGATGAACCGGGCCGCGGCGACCGACGGGGGTGCGGAGTGA
- a CDS encoding methyl-accepting chemotaxis protein encodes MATSTPDSWVRTLRLQYLQRTVGDVIRYVPRGESLPEETWEKRHRNILVLLLAHVPFLFALGTFTGTDPYLTGADFVAVPLEHAVVGVGVLTAIAGVAWWSGLPRRVRASVSAVGLMTSSALLVYFSGGFIEAHFHFFVVAGVIATYEDWLPFAVSILFVAAEHSLFGMTNPEAVYNHPDAVANPMGWGLVHAIFLLGLCAALVSNWFSIERSREETRQQRQNVKDSEEAKAEVEQLNERLLVQADELAAAMDAVSEGDFTATPPENADIEAIAAISDAFTEMKRELSATIVDLREFATTVERTTRSVHDDAETLERAQQQLASDVRAFATDVRTQASNLESTTGELSTLSATIEEIAANADEVSTEAGNAADAASAGTDTAAAAVEAIEHIERSVGELAALVDSLDTRMDEVAESTDLIESIAQQTNTLALNANIEAARAVNDSEGFAVVADEVKSLADETQDHSAAISLTIGETIEDVKRVQREMSQTKSQIETGKETTADAGEAFTDLTATVDGVDASVTEVATATDDGARTTEEVVDAITRVADQARTVAEQSESLADRADTRATTISEIRSQLDDLTGQTGTLQKQLDTFTCEPTGRN; translated from the coding sequence ATGGCAACGAGTACGCCGGATTCCTGGGTCCGAACCCTCAGGCTCCAGTACCTCCAACGAACCGTCGGGGACGTTATTCGGTACGTCCCGCGAGGGGAGTCGCTCCCCGAAGAGACCTGGGAGAAGCGCCATCGCAACATCCTCGTCCTCCTGCTCGCACACGTGCCGTTCCTCTTCGCGCTCGGGACGTTCACCGGGACCGACCCGTATCTCACCGGCGCCGACTTCGTCGCTGTCCCGCTCGAACACGCGGTCGTCGGCGTCGGCGTTCTCACCGCAATCGCGGGGGTGGCGTGGTGGTCGGGGCTCCCCCGACGGGTGCGTGCCTCCGTCTCCGCCGTTGGGTTGATGACGAGTTCGGCGCTCTTGGTGTACTTCTCGGGGGGGTTCATCGAGGCGCACTTTCACTTCTTCGTCGTCGCGGGCGTCATCGCCACCTACGAGGACTGGCTCCCCTTCGCCGTCAGCATCCTGTTCGTCGCCGCCGAACACAGCCTCTTCGGCATGACGAACCCCGAAGCGGTGTACAACCACCCCGACGCCGTCGCGAACCCGATGGGGTGGGGACTCGTCCACGCGATTTTCCTCCTGGGCCTCTGTGCGGCGTTGGTCTCGAACTGGTTCTCCATCGAGCGCTCCCGCGAGGAGACGCGCCAGCAGAGACAGAACGTCAAGGACAGCGAGGAGGCGAAGGCCGAGGTCGAGCAGTTGAACGAGCGCCTCCTGGTGCAGGCCGACGAACTCGCCGCGGCCATGGACGCGGTCTCCGAGGGTGACTTCACCGCCACACCGCCCGAGAACGCCGACATCGAAGCCATCGCGGCCATCAGCGACGCGTTCACCGAGATGAAGCGAGAGCTCTCCGCGACCATCGTCGACCTCCGGGAGTTCGCGACGACTGTCGAGCGGACGACGCGGTCGGTCCACGACGACGCCGAGACGCTCGAACGGGCACAACAGCAGTTGGCGTCGGACGTCCGTGCCTTCGCGACCGACGTCCGGACGCAGGCGAGCAACCTCGAATCCACGACGGGTGAGTTGAGCACCCTCTCGGCGACGATCGAGGAGATTGCCGCGAACGCCGACGAGGTCTCGACCGAGGCTGGAAACGCGGCAGACGCCGCCAGCGCGGGGACGGACACCGCCGCCGCGGCCGTCGAGGCCATCGAACACATCGAACGGAGCGTCGGGGAACTCGCCGCACTGGTCGACTCGCTCGACACCCGGATGGACGAGGTGGCCGAGAGCACGGACCTCATCGAATCGATCGCTCAGCAGACGAACACGCTCGCGCTCAACGCCAACATCGAGGCCGCCCGGGCGGTCAACGACAGCGAGGGGTTCGCCGTCGTCGCGGACGAGGTGAAGTCGCTCGCCGACGAGACCCAGGACCACTCGGCGGCTATCAGCCTCACCATCGGCGAGACCATCGAGGACGTCAAACGCGTCCAGCGCGAGATGTCACAGACGAAGTCACAGATCGAGACGGGCAAGGAGACCACCGCCGACGCCGGAGAGGCCTTCACCGACCTGACCGCGACGGTCGACGGTGTCGACGCCTCGGTCACCGAGGTCGCCACCGCCACCGACGACGGGGCGCGAACCACCGAGGAGGTCGTCGACGCCATCACCCGGGTCGCCGACCAGGCCCGGACCGTCGCCGAACAGAGCGAGTCGCTCGCGGACCGCGCCGACACCAGAGCGACGACCATCTCGGAGATTCGCTCGCAGCTCGACGACCTCACGGGGCAGACCGGAACGCTGCAGAAACAGCTCGACACGTTCACCTGCGAGCCGACCGGCCGCAACTGA
- a CDS encoding DUF7563 family protein: protein MSHCTYCDTFVSTDFVRVFGDEEGRVYACPNCTANAGIQQVSTERKATMMG, encoded by the coding sequence ATGAGTCACTGTACATACTGCGATACGTTCGTCTCGACCGACTTCGTCCGCGTGTTCGGCGACGAGGAGGGCCGCGTATACGCGTGTCCGAACTGCACGGCAAACGCTGGCATCCAACAGGTGAGCACCGAACGCAAGGCAACGATGATGGGGTAA
- a CDS encoding (2Fe-2S)-binding protein, translating to MTTHDITLTVNGTAHDLTVESRTLLVHALRDDLGHTGTNVGCETSMCGACTVLVDDEAVKSCTLLAAACDGSEVQTVESLVDGGELHPLQEAFAQEHGLQCGFCTPGMLMTSLDLLAHDPDPSREEIREALEGNLCRCTGYQNIVNAVERAAQTMRAATDGGDRGGD from the coding sequence ATGACGACACACGACATCACACTCACGGTGAACGGAACCGCACACGACCTGACGGTAGAGTCGCGAACACTCCTCGTCCACGCGCTCAGAGACGACCTGGGCCACACCGGGACGAACGTCGGGTGCGAGACCAGTATGTGCGGGGCCTGTACGGTCCTCGTCGACGACGAGGCGGTCAAGTCCTGTACGCTCCTCGCGGCGGCGTGCGACGGAAGCGAGGTCCAGACGGTCGAGAGCCTCGTCGACGGGGGGGAACTCCACCCGCTCCAGGAGGCGTTCGCCCAGGAACACGGGTTGCAGTGTGGCTTCTGCACGCCCGGTATGCTCATGACCTCGCTGGACCTGCTCGCGCACGACCCCGACCCCTCGCGCGAGGAGATTCGCGAGGCACTCGAGGGGAACCTCTGTCGCTGCACGGGGTATCAGAACATCGTCAACGCGGTGGAGCGCGCCGCACAGACGATGCGGGCGGCGACCGACGGCGGCGACCGAGGGGGTGACTGA
- a CDS encoding AsnC family transcriptional regulator, giving the protein MRDLDETDLEIVRLLLADARRPYSDIAEAVDLSPPAVSDRIARLQEVGVIRRFTVDIDRTQFHGGTPVLVDLTVDRSADLAAVRDDLLDVGPIEHVFTTAESHLVFHARVPDSDVAAWLFDVVDREVVASYEVTLLSATDWSPDLSATEFGLSCVQCGNTVDSEGVSARIDGDLYQFCCPSCETRFREKYADLVEGLD; this is encoded by the coding sequence ATGCGCGACCTCGACGAGACCGACCTCGAAATCGTCCGCCTCCTTCTGGCCGACGCCCGCCGACCCTACAGCGACATCGCGGAGGCCGTCGACCTCTCCCCGCCCGCGGTCTCCGACCGGATCGCCCGACTCCAGGAAGTCGGCGTCATCCGACGCTTCACGGTCGACATCGACCGGACGCAGTTCCACGGCGGGACACCCGTCCTCGTCGACCTGACTGTCGACCGAAGCGCCGACCTCGCGGCGGTCCGCGACGACCTCCTCGACGTCGGTCCCATCGAGCACGTCTTCACCACCGCGGAGTCGCACCTCGTGTTCCACGCGCGCGTTCCCGACAGCGACGTCGCCGCGTGGCTGTTCGACGTCGTCGACCGCGAGGTGGTCGCCTCCTACGAGGTGACGCTCCTCTCGGCGACGGACTGGTCGCCGGACCTCTCCGCGACGGAGTTCGGCCTCTCCTGTGTCCAGTGTGGGAACACCGTCGACAGTGAAGGCGTCTCCGCCCGCATCGACGGGGACCTCTACCAGTTCTGCTGTCCCTCCTGTGAGACGCGCTTCCGCGAGAAGTACGCCGACCTCGTCGAAGGACTCGACTGA
- a CDS encoding low molecular weight phosphatase family protein, whose translation MSEETVRFAFVCVQNAGRSQLSAAFAERERERRGLAESVEIVTGGTHPADHVHEEVVETMRELGIDLSDRTPREVSTAELETCDVVATMGCSTLELDADVDVRDWALTDPDGKDAEAVREIRDDIEERVVALFDEYVDEMGQKTPESA comes from the coding sequence ATGAGTGAGGAAACGGTCAGATTCGCGTTCGTCTGTGTACAGAACGCCGGGCGGAGTCAGCTGTCGGCCGCGTTCGCCGAGCGCGAGCGCGAGCGACGCGGACTGGCGGAGTCAGTCGAAATCGTCACCGGGGGAACCCACCCGGCCGACCACGTCCACGAGGAGGTCGTCGAGACGATGCGGGAACTCGGCATCGACCTCTCGGACCGGACGCCCCGGGAAGTCTCGACGGCAGAGCTGGAGACGTGTGACGTCGTCGCGACGATGGGCTGTTCGACGCTCGAACTCGACGCCGACGTCGACGTGCGCGACTGGGCGCTCACCGACCCCGACGGGAAGGACGCCGAGGCCGTCCGCGAGATCAGAGACGACATTGAGGAGCGCGTCGTCGCCCTCTTCGACGAGTACGTCGACGAGATGGGGCAGAAGACCCCGGAATCGGCATAG
- a CDS encoding LamB/YcsF family protein — protein sequence MAHTIDINCDMGESFGTYVKGSDAAVMPYITTANIAAGFHAGDPHVMRETVSLADDHDVNVGVHPGLPDLMGFGRRTMDATPAEVRDYVVYQLGALRAVADSLDVTFGHVKPHGAMYTMLSESPDHARAVIEGVLAVDPDLTFLATDMNIYEVAEEYPITAVFEGYVDLDYRADRSVVIPRQKQARDPDLVADRFVSIATEGVVETPDGVELEVPAESICIHGDGPNVVELLEAIHARLDEADIELTSLTDSA from the coding sequence ATGGCACACACTATCGACATCAACTGTGACATGGGCGAGAGCTTCGGTACCTACGTGAAAGGCAGCGACGCAGCGGTGATGCCGTACATCACGACGGCGAACATCGCCGCGGGCTTTCACGCGGGTGACCCCCACGTCATGCGCGAGACGGTCTCACTCGCCGACGACCACGACGTGAACGTCGGTGTCCACCCGGGGCTGCCGGACCTGATGGGGTTCGGGAGGAGAACGATGGACGCCACGCCCGCGGAGGTCCGCGACTACGTCGTCTACCAACTGGGTGCGCTCCGGGCGGTCGCCGACTCGCTTGACGTCACCTTCGGCCACGTCAAGCCACACGGGGCGATGTACACGATGCTCTCCGAGAGCCCCGACCACGCCCGCGCGGTCATCGAGGGTGTCCTCGCCGTCGACCCCGACCTCACCTTCCTCGCGACGGATATGAACATCTACGAGGTCGCCGAGGAGTACCCGATTACGGCGGTGTTCGAAGGCTACGTCGACCTCGACTACCGGGCGGACCGGAGCGTCGTCATCCCACGGCAGAAGCAGGCGCGTGACCCCGACCTCGTCGCCGACCGGTTCGTCTCTATCGCCACCGAAGGCGTGGTCGAGACGCCCGACGGCGTCGAACTCGAAGTCCCCGCCGAGAGCATCTGTATCCACGGCGACGGACCGAACGTGGTCGAACTGCTGGAGGCGATTCACGCCCGCCTCGACGAGGCCGACATCGAGTTGACGAGCCTCACTGACTCCGCGTGA